From Candidatus Kaelpia imicola, a single genomic window includes:
- the rplQ gene encoding 50S ribosomal protein L17, with product MRHRKKIILLSKPADQRKALIKSLAISLIKNESIKTTYKRAKAASRYIDKLVTLGKRGDIHSRREVYKLLQDRSLVKKLFDDIAPRFKDISGGYTRVLKADNRRGDNALMAILEFTKIKEEVIEDKKKSRRLRKEKRAMKMEKELSGDVGEVEVEEERAVKKPKTEKEDKKKERKEVDKDSKKKEDKGDDKGKGFFQGLKGFLKSRKEK from the coding sequence ATGAGACACCGTAAAAAGATTATCTTGCTATCTAAGCCTGCCGATCAAAGGAAAGCTTTGATTAAAAGTCTTGCTATATCTTTAATCAAAAATGAGAGTATAAAGACAACCTATAAGCGCGCTAAGGCGGCGTCTCGCTATATAGATAAGCTTGTAACCTTAGGTAAGAGAGGCGATATACATTCCCGAAGAGAGGTCTATAAGTTATTGCAGGATAGAAGTTTGGTTAAAAAACTCTTTGATGACATTGCTCCCCGTTTTAAGGACATATCGGGAGGCTATACCCGTGTTTTAAAAGCAGACAATAGGCGCGGTGATAATGCCTTAATGGCTATTCTGGAGTTTACAAAGATAAAAGAAGAAGTGATTGAAGATAAGAAGAAATCACGCCGTTTAAGAAAAGAGAAGAGAGCCATGAAAATGGAAAAAGAATTGTCAGGTGATGTTGGCGAGGTAGAGGTGGAGGAAGAGAGAGCGGTTAAGAAGCCGAAGACCGAAAAAGAGGATAAGAAAAAAGAAAGAAAGGAGGTAGATAAAGATTCTAAAAAGAAAGAAGACAAAGGAGATGATAAAGGTAAGGGTTTCTTCCAGGGGTTAAAAGGGTTTTTAAAATCCAGAAAAGAAAAATAG
- a CDS encoding DNA-directed RNA polymerase subunit alpha codes for MGIRMKEFAMPVKIEWDEDSYSPTYGKFIAEPFERGYAVTVGNSLRRILLSSIEGSAVTSLKIKGVDHEFSTIKGVLEDIPQIVLNLKGLILKSHSRAPKRVTLKLSKKGDYKAGDITADETVEIINPEHRILTVTENIDVDIEMEIGRGRGWVPADRNKREDDSIGVIVIDSLFSPVTGVNFRMENTRVGAVTNYERLIIEITTDGSVEPKEALVYGAYILQRHLDVFTQMGEVVEEGEEEVVDVLDHDFLNKIKMPITELELSVRSANCLKDANINTIGDLVRLTEQQLLQHRNFGKKSLNELQDILKEMKMSFGMELPQEIKTKLQEEAV; via the coding sequence ATGGGAATAAGAATGAAAGAATTTGCGATGCCCGTTAAGATAGAGTGGGATGAAGATAGCTACTCTCCTACTTATGGAAAATTTATTGCTGAGCCATTTGAAAGAGGCTATGCTGTGACAGTAGGTAACTCATTAAGGAGGATACTGCTCTCTTCTATTGAAGGTAGCGCGGTTACATCCTTGAAGATAAAAGGAGTGGACCATGAGTTCTCTACCATAAAAGGAGTTCTTGAGGATATACCTCAAATAGTATTGAATCTTAAGGGTTTGATTTTAAAGTCTCATTCTCGTGCGCCTAAGAGAGTTACTTTAAAACTTTCTAAAAAGGGAGATTATAAGGCCGGTGATATTACAGCAGATGAGACTGTAGAGATTATCAACCCTGAGCATCGGATTTTAACCGTTACTGAGAATATAGACGTTGATATTGAGATGGAGATAGGACGTGGCCGCGGTTGGGTTCCAGCAGATAGAAACAAAAGAGAAGACGATTCTATAGGAGTTATTGTAATTGACTCTCTTTTCTCTCCTGTTACCGGAGTGAATTTTAGAATGGAGAATACAAGAGTCGGAGCTGTAACAAATTATGAGAGACTGATAATAGAGATAACAACAGATGGGAGTGTTGAACCTAAAGAAGCTCTGGTCTATGGAGCATATATCTTGCAGAGGCATCTGGATGTTTTTACGCAGATGGGAGAGGTTGTTGAAGAGGGAGAGGAAGAGGTTGTAGATGTGCTTGATCATGATTTTTTAAATAAGATTAAGATGCCTATAACTGAGCTAGAGCTCTCTGTCAGAAGTGCCAATTGCCTTAAAGATGCCAACATCAATACGATAGGAGATCTTGTTCGGTTAACAGAACAGCAGTTGCTTCAGCATCGTAATTTTGGTAAAAAGTCTCTGAACGAACTGCAAGATATTCTAAAAGAGATGAAAATGTCTTTCGGAATGGAATTACCCCAGGAGATAAAGACAAAATTGCAGGAGGAGGCAGTATAA
- the rpsD gene encoding 30S ribosomal protein S4 has product MSQLRTGVCRLCRRAGMKLFLKGRRCNTDKCAVDKRPYPPGQHGKRRIRHSDYGVRLKEKQKVKNIYGVSEKKMKKYYQIAAKTKGVTGEIMLQLLERRLDNVIFRANFALSRSQARELVNHGHIYLNGRRVNIPSCVVSVDDVITVKKREASKSIIKANEEMAEDRPVPSWLEVPKGKLEVRVGNFPAREDIVVPIEEQFIVEFYSR; this is encoded by the coding sequence ATGAGTCAATTAAGAACTGGAGTCTGTAGGTTATGTAGAAGAGCTGGTATGAAGCTTTTCTTAAAAGGTAGGCGGTGTAATACAGATAAATGCGCAGTAGATAAGAGACCTTATCCGCCGGGGCAGCATGGGAAGAGGCGTATAAGGCATTCAGATTATGGTGTTCGTTTAAAAGAGAAGCAGAAGGTTAAGAATATTTACGGTGTTAGTGAGAAGAAAATGAAGAAATATTATCAAATTGCAGCCAAGACCAAAGGGGTAACAGGTGAGATTATGCTTCAGCTTCTTGAGAGGCGTCTTGATAATGTTATCTTCAGGGCAAACTTTGCTTTAAGCAGATCGCAGGCTAGAGAGCTGGTTAATCATGGGCATATATATCTTAACGGAAGACGGGTAAATATCCCTTCCTGCGTTGTCTCTGTTGATGACGTGATAACAGTTAAGAAAAGAGAGGCTTCCAAGAGTATTATAAAAGCCAACGAAGAGATGGCCGAAGATAGGCCTGTTCCTTCTTGGCTGGAGGTTCCCAAAGGAAAATTAGAAGTTAGGGTCGGAAATTTTCCTGCCAGAGAAGATATTGTAGTTCCGATAGAAGAACAGTTTATTGTTGAATTTTATTCCAGATAA